The sequence CTGTCTCATGTATAACCCAGGTGTCCACCGAACAGGTACAGCACAATGCCGATATGCACCTGTTGCTGTTTTTGTAACTCGTTAACCTTATAAACACCGGGCGCAACGCGCTGCGCTTCGCATTTGAAATTGCGCTGAACAACACCCGTGAACTGGCGGCCCTGAAAACACAATTGCAAACGCTGATGGAAGAGGAGGACGATTTGCGCTTTTACTACCTCGCCAAAGAGACACGCCGGCAAAGTGAAGACGTTTACGGCAACGCCATTGCCGATTTTCCGAGTGTGATTATTGTGTAGCGCCAGTGGCGAAGCAGAGTTATCGGTTTCGGGCGAAACGAAGGACAAACCACGCCAGTTCAGCACAAAACAACATAAAAATTCGAAAATTCAAAAATATATAAGAATAACTTCACGTATTACATTAGCTTTGCGTCGCCCAGGCAATAAAATCAAACACTTAGCGTTGCTCCGGAGGCAAATTAGCGCGATAATGCACCCTAAATCAGCCCAAACTAATGGTTTGCAAAGAGCGTCGCCCAAACGGGGTTCTAGCATGCTGATTTATAAAGGGAAAAATGGAGAGCTGTCGCAATCGACATTAGCCGCTAAGGCTGTGAAACGGATGGCCCGGTATCCAGCAAGTCAGCAACGCTGGTCGCAATCGACATTAGCCGCTAAGGCTGTGAAACTTCATAGCGACATATGAGAGGACCGCCCTTACTATGTCGCAATCGACACTAGCCGCTAAGGCTGTGAAACAAGGAGAGAGATCTGAGTGGTTTGATTGGTTTGATTGTCGCAATCGACATTAGCCGCTGAGGCTGTGAAACCACTGCGTACACCCATGAAATGGAGTATCCTGTAAGTCGCAATCGACACTAGCCGCTTGATGTGTTCGGCTCAGAGGGAAGGTAGTGGTAGGACCGGCAAAAACCGGTAGAGTCCGGCGAATCCACAGGCACCCGGCGGAACATTGAAATGCGCGAGCCAACAACCAGCACGCTTTAAACGTTTGGCTCACCACTGTTTTTTTATTTCACATGCCTGCCAGTATTCGGCAGGGCAGATACAACTCGCTAACGGTAACCCGGCTTAAATCGCCAAACCTGAATGCCGCTATTTCATCAAAGACGCTCTGCTCAACTAAATTCGGCGCCTTTCTGAGTTTCAATGGCAATAAGCCTCTAATGGATGCTGCATTGCTGATAATAAATACTGCGCTGGAGCTGGCAAATCTAGGCAGAATTTATGAGCGCAGACTGCTTGTCGTTACCAAACTAAATTGGGCAACGGTAATGCATCATTTTTGTGAGCGCCGCTGCGGCGAGCTACAACCTTATGAGCTTAACAGAGTAAACATCGTTCTCTCGCAAAGGGAGTTCCAGGTCGAATCGACCACTTTTATCTATTCGAATAATCTGCCTGGTATGAGGCGCACCTGTTGCGGTCTTTTTCAACTTGTCAACTTGACTCCGAGTGAGTTGATTGGGTGATCCCATATCAATATATTCAGAGTAGGCGTCATTTTTCCTAAATCCCACCTGTGCGATCTGTAATTGGTAGCGCCCCTTTATAAGCCCATCCAGATTCAACTGGACGTTACCTTTTTGGGGTACTGAGTAAAAATGGCATTTTTATCTCGTGAAACAGCTTGTGAAACCTTGAAATGCCTCATAACCCATTGAATTCAAGCAATATTTTCAATTTTCATAGCTCCACCAATTTCAGCCACTTTTCTCCGTGAAACATCTTGTATACAAACCGTATTCTCGATTTCCAGTCTCCAAAAGCATTTTTATTTGCGTTGCTTAGGCTGGCTGGCTAAGATTTCGTTCGACCGGATATGAGCTCCTCCTGTCTTAAAACAAGTAATGGAGTCTGTGAAGCGCCAGAGGCGGCCAGCAATAAGAGTAAATAGCCTACAGAGCTTGAGAGCAGCAAGTCATCAATTTACTTTCCTATTTTTCCCGCTTTCGGCACGGACACGATTCTCGGTTTGTACGTAGACTGTGTCAGTTGTTGCCATACTTGAATGGCCAAGATCTTCCGAAAGATCTTTCAGCGCGCGACCGCGCTCAATTTCCATGCTTGCTCCAGTGTGCCTAAGCCAGTGCGTTGAAGCTTCTTTCAATTTCCTGGCTTTGTCTTCTCCTTCAGCATCCTTCATTTGGTCGTAGGCCTGATCCAAAACTTGTTGAACGATACGAGTCAGTTGCCTTGCCGTCATACCGCCTTGCCCACGAATCTTTTCGACTATAGGGTCGTTTTCACCAACAGATGGCAGTGGGCTTAAGCCACGATACTCTCTATAGCGTTTTAAATAGGATATGAAGCTGCTCGGCACCGTGATATCGCGAATTTTCCGGCCTTTCCCAAATATTTTTAACCACCAATTTCCTTCGGAATCTTGCCAAAAATGGCTCATTACCGGTGTCCAATTGGCGCGCTCGGATAGCTCTGAAATCCGTAAAAATAGCGTTTTGAGTGCGGTAATAACGAACAAACTACGCTCGTAAACCCTGTCTTGGTTGGCAAGCTCTAATGCTACGTTAAACACATATTGCCATTGAGATTCAGATAAACGACGAACTTCTTTTACTTGTGCATCTTTAATGAAGTGTCGACAGTCAGCTTTTGCTATTTGCGCTGGATTACCGTAAAGAAACTCTTCGTTCATTAAGTATTTGTAGAACGCAATAACACCGGTAAACATGGCCGTTAGCGTTTGTTGTGATGGACGATACTTCTTTTTATCTGGCGTTCGATTTGCAACCTGTTTTGGCAGTTGTAGCTTGTACGGTGCCCACAAGGGATTCTGTGTGTAGTGCCCGTTACGAAAAACGAACTTTTCATGATTTGCGGTGCATATCCAGGATACCGGTGGTTGCCAGCAAAAGTCTGCGTATTCAAGGATGTCTGCCTTACGCAGTTGCTCCATGGGTTTGGCTTTGAACAGGAAAACCCACAACAGAAACCGTTCGGTTTCATTCCTGAACCGCGTGAATGTGTGTTCAGACTTGTTTCGCCCAATGTAGCTTAGGAATTCTCGACCCCAGGCCCAGTGGGTTTGCCACCAGGATTCTCCAGAATCTATGAACTTTTTAAGGTCCTGGTATTCATCAAACGCTAAAGGCTTAAGCTCTGAATATGCTGGAAACAAGGCGACGGGTTTGGGAGTGTTGGCGGCCACGCTAAATACCTATGACATTTGGATATCCATAGTTTAGCGGGTTTGACAGCCTATGTCGAATACTAAAGCGTATGTGAAATTATTATGGCTTAGGCGCTTATGCATAGCTACCCGAGGGTCGGCCGGCATTCTGGAAAAATTCGCCAAAATTAACCTAACCCTTTGTTTTTAATATAAATACTCGTTTACAGCCTGAGAGCAGCAGCTCATCCATGTTTTGCCGCACTTTTTTTCTTACCGTGCCTCTGGCGCAGCCTTTTTCTCCTCGAGCAAACGATTCATCATATCCGTCTTGATTGAAATTTCTGCTTCCAGCTTGCCAATCGATACCGACGCCTCGGCCTTCCAGGCTTGCAGCTCTTCATTCAGTTTCTTTAGTTGATTAAGCTCATCCGACTCGACTTTCAGTTCTGAAAGTTTGGTGATAAGTGTGTTAGCTTCTTCTGTTTTTGAATCCAAACTCGCTGTAAGTTTGCGCTGCTCGGCTTCCAGTTTTGCAGTTGTTTTCTGTATGGAACCAAGCTCGGCCGCGAGTCGCCCGTTGTCCTTGTTGAGCTGTGTGATATCGGATTGCTTAACGGAAAGAGTTTGATTTAGGGCGCGAATTTCGGATTGAAGCTGCTGGCTGTGTTGCTCATGCTTTCGTTGATCCTGGTCACGCTGTTCTTTTACCGACTGGCGATAGTGCTCCATCGCTTCTCGACTATGACGATGTTTCTCTTCCAGTGACTCGATTTGGGTTTGCTTTTCAGCTAACAGCTCCCGAAGTTTTTCTTCGGTTTGAGCGGCTTTGGCTTCTTTTGCCTTGAGCGCTGCTTCGCAGGCTTTGCTCTCCTTCAGGTCAGTGAGTGCACTTTGTAATTCGTTCTCTTTATCTGAGGATATTTTATTGATAATGGCAAGCGAGCCTTCGAGTTCTTGAATTCGGCTTGTAAGCGACTGCACTTGGTGCTTATGTTTGGACTGACTTTCATCAATTACGGCTTGGGCTTCCTGTTTCAGTGCCGAGGCCAAACGGCCAATGAGCTCCTTAATCGGCTGGCTGAGCAATGCTTCGTCATCGAGCCGGGCCGAAGCCTCTTCCTCTATCTCTCGTAGGTATCGATGGATGGTGGACTTGGAGCCAGTATTTCCAAGCTCCACGCGAATGGCGTCAATGGACGGGTTTTCGCCTCGACTGACCAGGGTTTCACGCGCTTTGGATACCAGTGCTTTGTTGACGCCGCCTCTTGCCATGTTTCACCTCTCTGTATATTTCGTACTGTATTACATACCATGTATATACGTACTATTTTATACCAGAATGTTGTGGCTGAATAGCTTATATCTAACATTAAATAATCAAGAGTTATTTAACGTTAAGCTGTAAATTGTACAAAACTTCCGCTTGCACGGTACACTTTTGATAAATCACGGGTCTATTGATCCCTACAGCGTTCATTAGGGAATTCCAGCTCGATGGTTGTGTGCTCTAACCCAAATTCCGATAGGCGGTCAGCAATCTCGTTTTTTAACCAGATTTGACGAGTTGGTTCGATTAATTTAGTCAACTCTAAGTGCGCCGTCATGACATGGTGCTCCCCGTCGAGCGACCAAAAATGAAGATGATGAATCTCTTTTACTTCCACAAAGCTGAGCAGTGATTCACGAATAGTATTGGCAGTTTCATCATTTGGTGCCGCCTGAAGAAATAGTTTAGTAGTAGCCCATAAATTACGTAGCACGTTGATCAATATAAAAAGCGTAAAGGCAGTGGAAAGAATCGGGTCAAGTATAGGCCACTCAACAAACATCAAAATGATTGAGACTACCAGTACGGCGACCCAACCTAGAACATCTTCCAGTAAGTGCCAATTCAGCATCTGCTCATTAAGTGACTTACCTTTGGATAGTTTAAATGCTGCGTAACCGTTGACTGTAACCCCTAGGATAGCTAAGCCGAACATTCCTTCAACAACAGGCATTTCGGGATTAAAAAGTTTGGGGGTTGCTTCAGACAAAACCCAAATTGAACCGATAATTAATACGATTCCATTAATCAGTGCGCCCAGTAAGGAAAACCTGCGATAGCCGTAGCTAAACTTTGAGGTGGACTCTCTATTGCTCAGTTTGCCCAGTATCCAAGCGAGACCAATCGATAAGCTATCCCCTAGGTCATGAACCGCATCAGCCATGATTGCGGTGCTGTTGGTCAGCCAGCCCCCAATAAATTCGATGATCGTAAAACCGACGTTGAGAAAAAAAGCCCATCCGATGCGCCGTGAGCTATCATCGTCTTTATGTGAATGTGTATGCATATAGATCCTCCTAATTCTTTAGGAACAGCGTTATTGTCTTTTAGCAATTTAGCTGTTTACCTTATATTCTTCGGTCTTTAATTTTCTTATTAAATGTTTGAGGTATTCGTTTTAATCATGAGACATTAGTTAAAAGGAATTTTCCGCTTAACGTAGCTCAATGTTTTATGAGGCGTTGTTATTCTCAGATGGAAAATTCTACGCTAGTCTTGAAAATCTGAATATTTTTTATTTTTTATTTTTTCTCATTTCTACATAAGACTACTATCTCAAAAAGGCCGTGTTTTACCTGAAGTGATAAAATCTATTGGCACGCTTCTCTTATGAGCTTCTTTGCTTCGGCAAGTCTTTGTGCAACGTCGTCACGAGTCAGTATGCGAAGACGTCCGTCTTCTCGTACGCGTTTTAATCTTTTTCTTTCAAGCCAACTGATTCGTTCTC comes from Teredinibacter turnerae and encodes:
- a CDS encoding site-specific integrase, translated to MEQLRKADILEYADFCWQPPVSWICTANHEKFVFRNGHYTQNPLWAPYKLQLPKQVANRTPDKKKYRPSQQTLTAMFTGVIAFYKYLMNEEFLYGNPAQIAKADCRHFIKDAQVKEVRRLSESQWQYVFNVALELANQDRVYERSLFVITALKTLFLRISELSERANWTPVMSHFWQDSEGNWWLKIFGKGRKIRDITVPSSFISYLKRYREYRGLSPLPSVGENDPIVEKIRGQGGMTARQLTRIVQQVLDQAYDQMKDAEGEDKARKLKEASTHWLRHTGASMEIERGRALKDLSEDLGHSSMATTDTVYVQTENRVRAESGKNRKVN
- a CDS encoding cation diffusion facilitator family transporter translates to MHTHSHKDDDSSRRIGWAFFLNVGFTIIEFIGGWLTNSTAIMADAVHDLGDSLSIGLAWILGKLSNRESTSKFSYGYRRFSLLGALINGIVLIIGSIWVLSEATPKLFNPEMPVVEGMFGLAILGVTVNGYAAFKLSKGKSLNEQMLNWHLLEDVLGWVAVLVVSIILMFVEWPILDPILSTAFTLFILINVLRNLWATTKLFLQAAPNDETANTIRESLLSFVEVKEIHHLHFWSLDGEHHVMTAHLELTKLIEPTRQIWLKNEIADRLSEFGLEHTTIELEFPNERCRDQ
- a CDS encoding DNA-binding protein, translated to MARGGVNKALVSKARETLVSRGENPSIDAIRVELGNTGSKSTIHRYLREIEEEASARLDDEALLSQPIKELIGRLASALKQEAQAVIDESQSKHKHQVQSLTSRIQELEGSLAIINKISSDKENELQSALTDLKESKACEAALKAKEAKAAQTEEKLRELLAEKQTQIESLEEKHRHSREAMEHYRQSVKEQRDQDQRKHEQHSQQLQSEIRALNQTLSVKQSDITQLNKDNGRLAAELGSIQKTTAKLEAEQRKLTASLDSKTEEANTLITKLSELKVESDELNQLKKLNEELQAWKAEASVSIGKLEAEISIKTDMMNRLLEEKKAAPEAR